CACCTGCTGGTTGTGACAACCCTGACACTTGGCCGAGTCGATGATTTCGCGGCGCATGGCAGGTGTGGCAGCATCGTCTACGCCACCGTCTTTCCAGACGAAGTGCAGTGCATCATCTTTGACTTCAATCTTACGTACACCCTCGGTAGCACAGGCAGTCATCACCACTTCAGGACGGCCGTAACCACCGTTGTTGAAGCATACCTTGAGCGCTGACCACAGCTCGAAGGTCTTGCCGTTGGCATCCGCTGGTAAGGTAACGTCCTTTGCTGTCAAGGTGTAACTCTTGTCGGTGGCGTCGTAAGTGCCGTCTTTCAGGGCAATGCGACGGTTACCGTACGAGGCTTCGTAGTAACCGGGGAAGTCCTTATTGCTGTCCCAGGCCATCACCACTCGGCTGCTGGTATCGAGGAACTCGGTGCCAACGGCGTTGCCGTCTTTATCCAGTACCTGCACCTTGAAGGTGAACTTGCCGTCTGCGTTAACGCCTATGTTGCTGAACTTAACCGACATCTCTTTGGTGACGTCAAAGGCTTTAAGCACATCACCGTGGGCCTCGGCGCCGCTGCGGGCATAGCCGTCTTCAGCGTGACAGCCCATGCAGTTGGTGCCTGAGTTGTACTTGTAGTGGGTATCGGATGGCAGCTCTGTGTGACAGGCGATACAGGCGTTGTTGGACAAGTCAGCCTTGAACAGGTCGGCATTTGCCGGTGCGCCGTTGCCTTCTTTGTGACAGGCTGCGCAGTCAGCGGCAGGTCCCTGTGGGTACATCACCTTGCTGTAGTCATGCACGCCACCGCCATAGCCAATCACCTTGTAGGGCTCCGGAACCATTTTCTCCTCAGTGGGCGAGTAGGTCAGGCGGTGTTCACCCTTGTGGATGGCGTGGATCATGTAGGTGAAATCAACGCTGTTGCCGGTTTCCGGATCGCCGGATGTGTTGGTGTGGCAAGAGGCGCAGTTTTCAATGTCGATACGACGGCCGCCGTGGAGCTTGAGGCTCTCGGGCTGGTGACAGGTGTAACAGGTCTCAATGCTGACCACATCACGGGTTTGAATGCCATCGGTCTTGCCGGAAGCAGGTTGCCAGTCATAGTGGGCGTTGGCAGTGACCTGGGGCAGTTCGAGCTCCAGCGTAGCTCTGTGAGTATTATCCGGGTCGAAGGGGACGGCAATAGGCTCAGTGACCCCGGCGATGTTGGTTTGGAAGGTGTAGGTGTAAGTACCGTCGCCGTGATCAACCAGGCAGGCATCACACTTGTTGGCGGCTTCTACGTTGGCCTGGAACTGGGCGGAAGGATTGATATCGGTATCGCCCTCTGGAATCCAGGCAGGATTGGGATCTTTTTTACTGTTGATATAGGCTTGCCACTGGAAGCCGCGATTGGCTTCGATGGCTTCTTCACCTTCACCTATGGTTTCTGTGACTTCGGACAGCTGGGCGATGCCAAAACGCAGGTCGTGATTTTTGGTCAGCCCCAACACGGCCACGCCATTGGCGTTTTCCAAACTGAAGTCGACGCTCAGTACACCGGCATCGATACTGGCATTGGTAAAGGTGGCTTTGAGGGTGGATGTCTTGTCAATACTGACGCCTATGACACCATCTTTGCCGTCTTCACCATCTTTGCCGTCGCTGCCGCAACCGACGAGCGTTAAAGACAGTAATCCGGCACCCAATATCGCTTTTGTTGCGGCATTGAAGTTGAACCGTTTCATCATAATATTTCCCTGCAAGTGTATTTGTCATCGCCATTAACTAGCGGTTAATAAAAACAAATCTCATTAACCATAGAGAATGGGTGGATTTATGTTTCCATGGTTAAGGCTAACCAAGTGATGCAGAATAATCAGTCTCTTTCGCCGGGTTATGTGATTGAGATCGGACTATTTCTTTAGGGGTATTTAATTCATGAGGCCATTCACCTTCAAATGATTGTGAAGATTGATTTGGGTCAAAAAGTCGGTATCGACAGATGCCAATACCGACAGTTGGTTTAGAAACTTACCGGATGAACCTTGTCAAAACCGAAGGTCTTGCGCGCACTGTGACAGGCTGCGCAGGATTCACCGCCGGTATAGCTGCCCTGAGTACCCTGATATACACCGCCATTTTGCAGGAAGTGATTCACGGCGGCTTCGTTGCCTGCCAGCGTTGGGGCGTGGCAGGAAGCACAGGCGGCAACCGTGGGCGAATATTCACCGTCGGCGGCCAGGAAGGCCTTTTTGATTGCAAGGCTGTCGAGCTTAATCTGCCCCTTGTCGTGACAGACGGCGCAGTCGGCCACATTGCCCGGGAAGCTGATGTCGGTGGTGTAATTACCGAACCGGCCGGAGCGGGTGTTGGCGTGGATCTGGTGTGCCATTACCTTGAAGTCGAAGCCGCGGCTAAAGGCCTTGGCGCGGCTGGCACTGTGTCCCGAACTGTTGCCGGCAGTCAGACTGTCGTTGTGGCAACTGACACAGCTACCGTCATCCAGGTGCACCGCGGTGTTAGGCTCAGAGGTATGGCAGCTTGAGCAGCCTGCATCCGGGCTACCGGTGGCGCGGGTGCGGGAGTGGGCCTTGGAGAAGTCAGCCTGGGTATCGTGGCAGTCGGCACACTTGTCGGCAGATACCACGGCAACGGGGCCGTCAATGGCATCGCCACTCAAGGAGAAGCTGGCACGCTTGGGGGCAATCACAACCTCGGTGATGTCGGTCTGCTCATCATCACAGGCAACGGCAACGCCGCTGGCCTTATCGGCACACACATACAGCTTGGCAGACAGGGTACCCTGCTGAATGGCGTTGATGTTGGCATGACTCAGGCCGCTTATCCGGTACTGGATCTGGCTGCCATTGCCGCTCTTTTCGATGGTCGCATTGATATATTTAGTGTAGTTGGCCAAATCGACACTGAAGCGACCGGGATGACTGCCAAAGCTGGAGCTGCCATAGCCAATCTGGTAGTTGCCATCAAAAGCCGCTGCCACCAGCCACAGGCTCTTCACCGCCGCATCGGTATCCGGCGCCTGCTCGCCCGGCCAGTTGAGGGTTACCGTCAGGCTGCCTTTGCCGTCAAGCATGGCAAACTGACCATTGTCCAGACTGAAGGCGTAGCTGTCGCGAATGCTGGTTTTGGCATTGTCCACTGAGGTGTGGAAGATGGCCGAGCCCAGCGGGTTGGAGGTATCGGCGTGACAACCTGCGCAGTTACCGGCGTCGAATACGGCGCGCACATCGGCGCCCTTGATGCCGTCAGTTTCCGGGGTGGCGTAGTAGTGGAAGTAGTTACCCACGAAGCCACGGTCTTTTTGGCCGTCTGGCGGCGTTAACCAGGCGGCCTGATCGACTACGTTGAACTCGCCCATGTGGCAGGAGGCGCAGGCTTCCTGACGATGGAAACCGAAGTGACTGGCCTGAGCCGGGGCATCTTCACCCTGGATGTGGCAGCTTTGGCAGCTTTCGCCACCGGGGAAGGTGACCTTGCTGTAGTCATGGATACTGCCGCCATAACCGACCATCTTGTAAGTACCCTGGTGAATGCGGTGCAGCATGGCGCCAAAGTCGAGGGTAGCGAAAGTTTCAGGATCGCCGGCGTAGCTGGTGTGGCACACCACGCAATTTTCGATGTTGGTACGCTTAGCGCCGTGCATCAACAGCTTGGGCGCGCTGGCGGTTTCATAGTCATCGTTGTGACAGCGGATGCAGGACTCTTGCAGCGCCACCAGCTCACGGCTAGCTTCGGCCTCGGCCGCCATGCCCGTTGCCGGAATAAAGTCATAGTGACTGTTCACCAGAGTCGCATTACTCACCACCGAGGTTGGCTTTAACTCCAGAGTGATCCTGTGGGTCAGCTCAGGGTTGAATTCTGTATTCAGACCATCGATTTGCGGATAATCGGCGAGGGCCTTGGGGAAGGTGAAACGGTACAGGCCCGAATCCAGTACTTCGATACAGTCTACTTTACAACTGCTTTCAATACCCGGCTGGATCTGTGGTCGTGCCAGCGCTTCAAAGCCTGCCGGTACGTGGGCAGGGTTGGGATCTTTGAGGTTATTGATGTAGCTGGTCCACTGGCTGGGCTTGGTGCCTTTACGGCTGGACTTGGCGTCGCCGCCCTTAAGGTCACGCTTCTGAAGCGCATCCAGTTTGGCGATACCAAAACCCAGGGTGTTGATTTCATCGAAGGATTCCAGGCCGTAAACGGCAACGCCATTGGCGTTTTCCAGACTGAAGTCGACACTCACCCGGCCATCTTCAATTCGGGCATCGATAATTTTGGCGCTCAGACTGGTGGCGGACTTGATATGCACGCCTGTGCCACCATCCGGGCCATCACTGCCGTCTTTGCCATCGCTGCCACAGCCACCCAGCATTGCTGCCAGCAAAGCTGTGCTCAGCGCGGTGCGAAGCAGATTGCTTTTATTATGGTTTTTCATCATTTTCCCCTGCGAATATCACCGGTGCCCCGGTGTGGGTTTGGTGTTCAGCATGATTTACCCATAAAGGGATAGGTGTTCCCAAATGCATATTCGGTCGATGTGAACTGACTCAAATTCAGTGTTTTTAAAATGTTAAATATCAGAAACGCTATTTAAAACATGCGCTTATTTCATTTTCTTTCAGGTGGGGGCTTAGGTTGGCATTGAACGCTGATGCTTTTCTGAATAGTTGCTGACTGAAATGCTGAAAGATGAGTCGTTTTCTTGCTCTGAATCAAGGGATTAATGCCGATTTATGGGGCTGTTTTCACCGTTTTCAGGCGGGTTTTAACCTTTAACGCCCCCGCATTACCCAAGCGTTAACAGGTGTTACTGGCTGTAACTGGCGCTCTGTATACACCGCGGGAAAAACAAAAGGCGGCCTGGGCCGCCTTTTGCATTAGTACCGGAGGCTATTTGTAACGAACCGGGTGAATTATATCGACTCCGGCCGCTTTGCCCTCGCCGTGGCAGACGGCGCAGGTTTCACTGCCCGGCTGATAACTGCCTCTCGGATCCGATGCTACACCGCCATTGGCGCGCACGTGGGCCAACAACGAGTCCTTTGGTCCATGGCAACTGATACAGGCAGAAGCGATAGGGGAGAACTCGACTTCATTACCATTGCCATCGGTTGCCGGTGTGGCCGGCACCTTGGCAAGGCCGCTCAGACTCAGGCTGCCTTTTTCGTGACAACTGGCGCAATTGCCATAGTGTTCAGGGAAGGTAATGGGATCTTCACCCGTTCGCTTTCCGGCGTGGTGGGCGTGAATACGCACCTTGAAGTCGATGTGATTTTGGATCTCCTTGCGGCCCGCATTATTGTACGACGGGTTATGGCAGGTCTGGCACTCGCCTTCGAAGTTACTGCGACGGCCACTATGGGCCATTTTGCTTTCGAATTTAGCCAGGTACTTATTGTCGTGGCAATTGTCGCAGGTACTGTTTTTCACCACACTGCGGCGTGCGCCCAGTCCGCTATCGCCCTGAAGGTTAAAGACTACCGCAGGTCCCGGGATCACCGATGGGTTTATCGCTTCATCGGTGCCACTGCCACAGGCCACACCAGCTAGGGTGTCTCTATCAACACACATATTGGTGGTGATGAAGGCCGAAGACGGCAGCCCTGGGTCTACCGTCAGGCTGAAGGCGTTTTCGTATTGGAATACTCCGTCGCTGCCTGAGACCGGGGTGAGGTTTAACAGGTTCACGTTGGTGTGGCCAGCGGTGAAGTCCTGCTCGTTGCCAAAACCTAAGTACAGGGTGCTGTACTTGATTCTGGGGTCGGCATTCGGGCTTGGCTGGGCTGTACCCTTGCTGTCTTTGAAGCTGACCGCAAACTTAAGCATGCCGCCTTCCAGACTCACTGAGTCGGCCACCAGTGCGGCACGATAATCCAGACGCATATTGTCCTTGGCAATGGCGTCGGTGAAGTGATGTCCGGCGCCTTCCATGCCCTGGTCTGCGTGACAGGTACTGCAGGCGTGGTCTGGCTGATACTTGGCATGCATTTCGGCCTTAATGGTGGCCGGATCTGTGCTGTCCACGTGGCAGGAGCCGCAGGCAAGCGCCCTGTGATGACGGAAGTTACCCGCATCCAATGGCCGGTTATCGCCTTCCTGGTGGCAGACGCGGCAATCGTAGGCATCGGCGGGGAAGGTGACCTCAGAGAAATCATGTACGCTGCCACGGTATCCCACCATGAAATACTTGCCCCTGTGGATTTGGTGCAGCATGTAGCCAAAGTCCAGCGGTGCGCCCGTCTCGGGATCGGCGGCGTAACTGGTGTGGCATACCTGACAATTGGGGGTATCGAAGCGGCGACTGCCATGGAAAATCAGTTTGGGCGCCCAGGCGTGTCCATAGTCACTGCTGTGGCAGCGCAAGCAGGATTCCTGCAGATTTTCCACCAAACGGGTTTCATCCGGGCTCGCGGCCTGGCCGGTCGCCGGGACGAAATCGTAGTGGGTGTTTACCAGTTTACCTGTGTTGCTATCGATGCGGAGTTCGAGGCTTATCCTGTGAGTGAGGCTGGCATCGTAGCCCAGATCCAAGCCGTCGATGGGGTCCAGTGAGCCGATATTTTGGCTGAAGGTATAGCTGTAGCTGCCATTGCCGGTTTTTTCGATACAGTCCTGACGGCAACTGCTCTCGATGCTGGCTTGAATTTGAGGCCCTGCCTTATCCTCGAAACCCGCCGGAATGTGCTCGGCCACCGGTTCCACTACCCGGTTGATGTAGCTGACCCATTGGGGCGTTTTAAAACCTTTGCCGCTTTGTGGCACTAACTTGGCAATTCCCACTCCCAGAGTATCGACCCCTGCGTAGGTATCCAAGTCGGTAATAGCTACTCCGTTTTTATTGGTCAGGCTGAAATTCACCACCACCTTGCCGGCATCGATAGTTACTAGATCTATCTTCACGGCTATGTCTTTGGTATCAGCGAGGGATAAGCCCACTTCACCGGGGGCGCCATCTTCCCCATCTTTGCCATCACTTCCGCAGCCAGACAGCAGCAAGGCGCCAAGAAGCGGTGTCATCCAAATCCTGTGTTTGTAATGCTTCATAGTCGTTACCTGATCCTGTTAAAGGTCTGGGCCGGGTGTCCGGCCCTTTTCGGATTACTTGATAGGGTGCACTTTAAGTACATCGACTACACCACCTTGGCTGTGACAGGTATTACAGCTTTCGGTACCGGCGGTGGCATCGGCCTTGGTACCGGCAAAGACGCCACCCTGCTGGGTCATGTGGTTTCTGGCACTGTCTGACTCGTGGCAGTTACTGCATATGGCGGCAGTGGCGCTGGTAAAGCTGCCATCGCTGAGTGCCATGGGTTGCACCGCACTGGATAATGGCAGGGCAACGCTCAGTACACCGTCGGCGTTGTTGGTGTGACACTGGGCACAATTACCTATGTTGCCGGGGTAATTGAGGGTTTCAAAGCCGGCAAACTTGCCTCTGTGCAGCGCATGAATGAGCTGCTTGAAGTCCGCTGTCGCATGGGCAGGATTAGCCGCTGTGGCATCTGCCTGCATATTGTGGTTGTGGCACAGTTGGCATTGGCCTTCCAAATCGTTGCGGGCGCCATGGAAGTTAAGCTTCTGATCGCTATGGCAATTACCACAGGTTTCGTTGGTCACCACTGTGCGTCTTCCTGCTGTTGTCAGTGCTGAAGCATCAAAGAAACGGTGTGATGACTTGATAACGAGCACATCAACGCCATCACCACAGGCCACCAGTTTGCCATCGGCAGCGCAAACGCGTCCCTGCACTGCAAGCGTGCCTGTGTCCGCTTCAGTGCCGGCTGGCACAGTCAATCCGGTGATTTGATAGCTGTTCACCCCGTTTTCAGAGGACACAGCCGCAGTGCTTTGCAGTCGTATTGAGCGGGCGCTGCGGGTGGTGTAATCCATGCTGCCGCCCCAGTTGGCGTAGAGACGCAAATCCGACACGAAATCGAGACTGTCGGCGGCGCCATAGACTTCACCACTTTGCGGATTGACGAGTTTCACACCCACGGTGACAGTGCCAGCTGCCATGCTGGCAGATGTCAGCTGTACCTCAAAGGCGGCCAGTGCATCGTCGGCTGCTTTATCGGAATGCACCTCGGCAGTCCAGTCCGCATTATGGCAGGCCACACAATTGGCATTGGTGGGCTGGGCGGGGTGGCCTTCACCTGCGGGGAAGTTAATGTTGGTATGGCAGCTGCCACAGGCTTCCATGGTGGGGATTTTGTGCCAATTCTGATTGTCGGCGAGCGCCGCATCGGGCTTATGGCAGGTCTCACAATCGGCCAGGGGCTGGGGGAAGCCTGCCAGGTGTTTGCTGTGCACCATGGGCGCGAACACATTGGCCGGATTGGACACCCGGGTAGCGTTATGACAGGTGACACAGGTTTCTACCTGATTGTATCTGCTGCCATGGAAAGCCAGATTACTGTGACAGCTGTTACAGGTGTCGATACTGACAATGTCACGGGTGTAAGCGGGCTCGCCAGCGCTTTGCCAGTCCTTGTGGGCATTGGTGATGGGCAGCGGTGTACCATCGGGAAGGCTGTCGCCCCCAAGCTTAATCACCAGACGTTGAGTGGCGCCCTCTATCAGAGTTTGGCCATTCATGCCATCGAAGGGGGCGGCAAAGCTGTAGGTGTAGATACCGGTTTTCAGGTCGGTATAGGTGCCGGGGCAGGTGGCGGCACAGTTTTCAGAGCCGAAGTATTGCCAGGTGCTGGCATTGCCTGCGCCGGTATAGCCTTCAGGTACCAATTGGGCTGCAATAAAGGTGGCGGATGGAATGCCCACCACCACCTCATCGTCCTGATTGGTTACCCGATATTTAACCGAGGCGATACCATCGGTGAAGCCGACATCCATAAACTCCACGTGCAGGCT
The window above is part of the Shewanella litorisediminis genome. Proteins encoded here:
- a CDS encoding OmcA/MtrC family decaheme c-type cytochrome, with the protein product MMKRFNFNAATKAILGAGLLSLTLVGCGSDGKDGEDGKDGVIGVSIDKTSTLKATFTNASIDAGVLSVDFSLENANGVAVLGLTKNHDLRFGIAQLSEVTETIGEGEEAIEANRGFQWQAYINSKKDPNPAWIPEGDTDINPSAQFQANVEAANKCDACLVDHGDGTYTYTFQTNIAGVTEPIAVPFDPDNTHRATLELELPQVTANAHYDWQPASGKTDGIQTRDVVSIETCYTCHQPESLKLHGGRRIDIENCASCHTNTSGDPETGNSVDFTYMIHAIHKGEHRLTYSPTEEKMVPEPYKVIGYGGGVHDYSKVMYPQGPAADCAACHKEGNGAPANADLFKADLSNNACIACHTELPSDTHYKYNSGTNCMGCHAEDGYARSGAEAHGDVLKAFDVTKEMSVKFSNIGVNADGKFTFKVQVLDKDGNAVGTEFLDTSSRVVMAWDSNKDFPGYYEASYGNRRIALKDGTYDATDKSYTLTAKDVTLPADANGKTFELWSALKVCFNNGGYGRPEVVMTACATEGVRKIEVKDDALHFVWKDGGVDDAATPAMRREIIDSAKCQGCHNQQVYHYDNGVNCQTCHTSDKTTKSDTTYPGGKKPTSFAYKAHGAEGHYLKYAGAQTGTVLKSDCSTCHTDKGITLGRAPDRVWRFGDKDNSGVDIWVSSDAGACMSCHQKYMGDAAKSHIETNGGVVDGTSAEDVRTRAKESCSTCHTADQIRGLHNK
- a CDS encoding OmcA/MtrC family decaheme c-type cytochrome, with translation MKNHNKSNLLRTALSTALLAAMLGGCGSDGKDGSDGPDGGTGVHIKSATSLSAKIIDARIEDGRVSVDFSLENANGVAVYGLESFDEINTLGFGIAKLDALQKRDLKGGDAKSSRKGTKPSQWTSYINNLKDPNPAHVPAGFEALARPQIQPGIESSCKVDCIEVLDSGLYRFTFPKALADYPQIDGLNTEFNPELTHRITLELKPTSVVSNATLVNSHYDFIPATGMAAEAEASRELVALQESCIRCHNDDYETASAPKLLMHGAKRTNIENCVVCHTSYAGDPETFATLDFGAMLHRIHQGTYKMVGYGGSIHDYSKVTFPGGESCQSCHIQGEDAPAQASHFGFHRQEACASCHMGEFNVVDQAAWLTPPDGQKDRGFVGNYFHYYATPETDGIKGADVRAVFDAGNCAGCHADTSNPLGSAIFHTSVDNAKTSIRDSYAFSLDNGQFAMLDGKGSLTVTLNWPGEQAPDTDAAVKSLWLVAAAFDGNYQIGYGSSSFGSHPGRFSVDLANYTKYINATIEKSGNGSQIQYRISGLSHANINAIQQGTLSAKLYVCADKASGVAVACDDEQTDITEVVIAPKRASFSLSGDAIDGPVAVVSADKCADCHDTQADFSKAHSRTRATGSPDAGCSSCHTSEPNTAVHLDDGSCVSCHNDSLTAGNSSGHSASRAKAFSRGFDFKVMAHQIHANTRSGRFGNYTTDISFPGNVADCAVCHDKGQIKLDSLAIKKAFLAADGEYSPTVAACASCHAPTLAGNEAAVNHFLQNGGVYQGTQGSYTGGESCAACHSARKTFGFDKVHPVSF
- a CDS encoding OmcA/MtrC family decaheme c-type cytochrome, translating into MKHYKHRIWMTPLLGALLLSGCGSDGKDGEDGAPGEVGLSLADTKDIAVKIDLVTIDAGKVVVNFSLTNKNGVAITDLDTYAGVDTLGVGIAKLVPQSGKGFKTPQWVSYINRVVEPVAEHIPAGFEDKAGPQIQASIESSCRQDCIEKTGNGSYSYTFSQNIGSLDPIDGLDLGYDASLTHRISLELRIDSNTGKLVNTHYDFVPATGQAASPDETRLVENLQESCLRCHSSDYGHAWAPKLIFHGSRRFDTPNCQVCHTSYAADPETGAPLDFGYMLHQIHRGKYFMVGYRGSVHDFSEVTFPADAYDCRVCHQEGDNRPLDAGNFRHHRALACGSCHVDSTDPATIKAEMHAKYQPDHACSTCHADQGMEGAGHHFTDAIAKDNMRLDYRAALVADSVSLEGGMLKFAVSFKDSKGTAQPSPNADPRIKYSTLYLGFGNEQDFTAGHTNVNLLNLTPVSGSDGVFQYENAFSLTVDPGLPSSAFITTNMCVDRDTLAGVACGSGTDEAINPSVIPGPAVVFNLQGDSGLGARRSVVKNSTCDNCHDNKYLAKFESKMAHSGRRSNFEGECQTCHNPSYNNAGRKEIQNHIDFKVRIHAHHAGKRTGEDPITFPEHYGNCASCHEKGSLSLSGLAKVPATPATDGNGNEVEFSPIASACISCHGPKDSLLAHVRANGGVASDPRGSYQPGSETCAVCHGEGKAAGVDIIHPVRYK
- a CDS encoding OmcA/MtrC family decaheme c-type cytochrome, whose product is MSISKRISIKRLCRLPLAGATLLALTACGGSDGEPGKPGDPGGEPAMTIESLHVEFMDVGFTDGIASVKYRVTNQDDEVVVGIPSATFIAAQLVPEGYTGAGNASTWQYFGSENCAATCPGTYTDLKTGIYTYSFAAPFDGMNGQTLIEGATQRLVIKLGGDSLPDGTPLPITNAHKDWQSAGEPAYTRDIVSIDTCNSCHSNLAFHGSRYNQVETCVTCHNATRVSNPANVFAPMVHSKHLAGFPQPLADCETCHKPDAALADNQNWHKIPTMEACGSCHTNINFPAGEGHPAQPTNANCVACHNADWTAEVHSDKAADDALAAFEVQLTSASMAAGTVTVGVKLVNPQSGEVYGAADSLDFVSDLRLYANWGGSMDYTTRSARSIRLQSTAAVSSENGVNSYQITGLTVPAGTEADTGTLAVQGRVCAADGKLVACGDGVDVLVIKSSHRFFDASALTTAGRRTVVTNETCGNCHSDQKLNFHGARNDLEGQCQLCHNHNMQADATAANPAHATADFKQLIHALHRGKFAGFETLNYPGNIGNCAQCHTNNADGVLSVALPLSSAVQPMALSDGSFTSATAAICSNCHESDSARNHMTQQGGVFAGTKADATAGTESCNTCHSQGGVVDVLKVHPIK